The following are encoded together in the Myxococcus guangdongensis genome:
- a CDS encoding ribosome-binding factor A, translated as MSSSWNRRSRAPRRREGASSSSSETFSAHHLRVQSSLSQEVAHLFRSELSDPCFEGLQLASFELTPDGRLIHIGYTLTPESESSPREVQDALARSHGYLRSLLAEHLNLKRIPRLRFTFIGVTEPGGAR; from the coding sequence ATGTCTTCTTCCTGGAACCGTCGTTCCCGCGCGCCGCGTCGGCGTGAGGGTGCTTCCTCGTCGTCCTCTGAAACCTTCTCCGCGCACCACCTGCGCGTGCAGTCCTCGCTGTCCCAGGAGGTGGCGCACCTCTTCCGCTCGGAGCTGTCGGACCCCTGCTTCGAGGGGCTCCAGCTCGCGTCGTTCGAGCTGACACCGGACGGTCGCCTCATCCACATCGGCTACACCCTCACGCCCGAATCCGAGTCCAGTCCCCGCGAGGTGCAGGACGCGCTGGCCAGGTCACACGGCTACCTGCGCTCCCTGCTCGCCGAGCACCTGAACCTCAAGCGCATCCCGCGGCTGCGCTTCACGTTCATCGGAGTCACCGAGCCTGGAGGTGCGCGATGA